A region from the Bubalus kerabau isolate K-KA32 ecotype Philippines breed swamp buffalo chromosome 23, PCC_UOA_SB_1v2, whole genome shotgun sequence genome encodes:
- the TMEM265 gene encoding transmembrane protein 265 has product MEDEENAAESLVCNTEAACSPSPIRCCWLRLRCLAATSIICGCSCLGIVALVFAIKAEERHKAGRLEEAVHWGARARRFILASFAVWLTVLVLGPLLLWLVSYAIAQAE; this is encoded by the exons ATGGAGGACGAGGAGAATGCAGCAGAGAGCCTGGTGTGCAACACGGAAGCTGCTTGTTCTCCATCCCCCATTCGCTGCTGCTGGCTCCGCCTCCGCTGCTTAGCAGCTACTAGCATTATATGTggctgctcttgcctgggaatagTGGCCCTTGTGTTTGCCATCAAG GCGGAAGAGCGGCATAAGGCAGGCCGGTTGGAGGAGGCAGTGCACTGGGGGGCCCGGGCCCGGAGGTTCATCCTGGCCAGCTTTGCCGTCTGGCTCACTGTCCTCGTTCTGGGCCCCCTGCTTCTATGGCTGGTCTCCTACGCCATCGCACAGGCTGAGTGA